A stretch of DNA from Deinococcus sp. YIM 134068:
CGCGCGCAACGGGAACTGGAGCGCCGCACCCAGGCCCGCGCCGCCCGCCTGACCGGACGTGAGGCCACCCGGCTTTCCGGCAGCGCCGAGCGGCTGGACGAGTGGGGCCGCCGCTCCCGCGCAGTGAAATCACGGGTGGACCGCCTACCCGTCACCGAGGCTCCCCTCCCCGAACGGCAGCTTCGGATGCGCCTCCTCGCGGGCACGGCGCGGGCGCGGGTCGTCGCATGGGGTGAACACCTCTCCAAGAGCTACGGCGGGCGTGAGGTGTTGCACGGGGTCGCCTTCAAGCTGCGGCAGGGCGACCGGGTGGCCCTGATGGGCGCGAACGGCACGGGCAAGACGACGTTGATGCGCCTCCTTGCGGGCGAGGCGCACCCCGATCCGGCCCCGCCCGGCGACCCCGAACCCGTGCTGCGGGTGGCAAGTGGGGTGAGTGTCGCCTCCCTCGACCAGACGTGGCACGGCCTGACGCCGGGGGAGGGGCTGCGTGCCCAGTTCGAGCGGAGATTCGGGGACCGCTCGCGGGCGCTCCTGGGGCGGGCGGGCTTCACCGCCGCCGACTGGCCCAAGACGCCCGAAACCCTCAGCGGCGGCGAGCGGGCGCGGGCCGGACTCGCTCTGGTGAGTGCCCTGCGCGCCGACCTCCTGCTCCTCGACGAGCCGACGAACCACCTCGACGTGGAGGCGCTCCTGGCGCTGGAGGAGGCCGTCCACGCCTACGGCGGCGCGGTGGTCATCGTCACCCACGACCGCCGCTTCGCCCGCGAGGTGGCGACCCGGCTGTGGGTGATCGAGGACGCGCAATTAAGAGAAGTCGCCGGATGGGGCAGCCGTGAGTACGCCGACCCCGCCCGCAGTTTGACGGGCGACCCGCCCCCACCGCCGCCGCCCCCCATGCCCCGTCAGCGGATGGGGGCCGTCGAGACCCAACTCGCGGACGTGCGCCGCCAGCTCGACGCGCCCCCCGGCACCCTCACCGGGCGCGAGGAGGCCCGCTTGCGCGCTCAGGCCCATCAATTGCAGTCCACGCTCCACGGCCTCTACGCGCAGGTCTACGCCGCCCCCCAGTTCGATGCTGAGGTGCGCGAGCCGCCCCTGACCGTCCGCGCGCAGAAGTTGGGCGAGGTCGGCGGCATGTTCTGGGCCGCCCGCGACGAGTCCTGCCCCCATCTCGCGTGGGACGGCCACACGCTGCGCTTCAATCAGCCGCCTCCCGCGTGGTACGGCGCGGCCCTCCTCGGCGGGGCGCTCCGCATCCTCTTCGAGCGGTGGAACGTGGGCCGGGCGCGGCTGGGCGAGGGCGGGCCGCTGCTGACGCGGCGGGCGTACTTCGAGCGGATTGGGGTGGTGGGGGGCCGTCAGCCGTCAGCCGTCAGCGATCAGCCGGAAGATGTACCCCCCAGCCTTCCCACTAACCACTAACCACTAACCACTCCCCGCTATACTCCCCCGCATGGAAGACCTCATCAAAGGCCGTCTGGGCGGCGAGGCCGACGGGTACGGCGTGCGCTGCGTCATCGACGGGGACCGCATCTCCGGGCGGGCGGGCGGCAAGCTCCACGGCAAGGACATCGATCTGGAGATCACCGAGCGCGGTGTGCAGGGCACCGTCGGCGACGAGGGCGTGAAGATCGAGCTGGAGGAGGGCGAGCTGCGCGGCAACGTCGGCAGCCAGCGCCTCGTGCTGCGCGGCGTGGACCGTGTGACAGGCTTTTTCGGCGAACCCATCGTGGGCTGGAACGTCCTCGCCCAGCAGCAGGGCGAGAAATTGCAGGGCCAACTCGGCAGCACCGTGCTGGGCCGCCCCTTCGCGCTGGACCTCGGCACCGCGCCGGGCTGGGTGGGCACGCTCGTCGCGGTGGTGGCGTTCTACGCGCTGGAGCCGCGCGCGAGCGTGAGCGTGGGGAGCCGGTAGAGCGGTCAGCCGTCAGCTTCCAGCGACCAGCAAAAGAAGAGAAACGCCCCGGCCTGTGCTGGGGCGTCGTTCTTTTTGGATATGGGAGGTCAGCTCTCCAAATCGGCTTGGAACGCGCATAGAGCGCCGTCCACGAGATCAAGGCAATGGGAGGGGCCGTAGTACGTCGGTCCCTTCCGCATGAGGCGCAGGTTGAGGAGGGCCATCGCGGCGTTGGCGGTCGGGTCGAGCATCAGGGTGTGGATGTTCTCCGCGTCGTCCGTGCATAACTGGAACTGGTCCTGTCCACCGGGGGCGTAGGCATGGTCACTGACGCCCCAGCCCTCTTGGGTCAGCTCGTTCATCCAGTCCTCGCCCAGTTCCTCCTCGAAGGGCGTGCGGGCGAGGTGGAAGGTGGCCGACAAACTCTCCGGGGAACCGATCAGGCTGAACACCTCCTGCATGTTCAGACTCACGCGGGCGTAGAGGGTTTCCTCCCGTCCGACTCCGTAAGGAAGACAGGAGACCATCCAGAAGGTCAGCTCTGTTCGGCGTGGGGCGGGGAGGGCCGCGTTCAAGTAGAGGCCCAGCGTGAATAACGCTTCTTGCGCGTGAGGGAGGCCAAGTAGCCGCTCATACTTTCGGCGGTGCCGCCGCCGCAGGGCGTCATCCTGAATCCGATCATCGCTCTCCTCGATAGCGTCGTGGTCGTTCAGCCACGCCGTCTGCTCGTCGGGACTCAGCACGAGGTCGAGGTCGCGCTCACCCGAGACGACGCTCATCAACGCGATGTTTCGCAGGGCGACGCCTGCCGCCTCCAGGGTGTGAATGCAGCGCCGCTCGGTCTGATTCAGGTCCTGTGCCGCACACGGCTGGAAGGCGATGTGCGTGATGTCCGCGTGCGTCCTGCGATGCTGGCTGAAGCGCCGCACCACATCCACCGCCTGACCGACGTACCGCTCTCCCGTCTCGAACCCCATGGTATAGATGCCGCAGCGTTTCCCAGGACGGTAGAGGTCGGCGACGGAGGGTCGGCCCCTGATCTCTGTCCAGGGTGGGAAGCCCAGTTGAGCCAGCAATTCGTCGCTCATAACAGGGTCCCATCAAAACATGAGGCGGCCAACCTCCTACCAAGTTCAAAAGAAACACCCCAACCTACGCTGGGGCGTCCCCTTGTGTTCTGGCTGACGGCTGACGGCTGATAGCTGACGGCTGATAGCTGACGGCTGATAGCTGACGGCTGAAAGCTCCCCCTACCTCCTGAACAGCCGGTACGTCACCCCGAACCGGAGCTGCGTGCTGTCCTCGTCGTTCTGCACCCCCAGGCTCACGCTGGCGCGGCGGCCCAGGTTGTAGGCGGCGGAGAAGCTGGGGCGCACCGACTCCAGATTCAGGCCGTTCAGGGGCGTGCTCACCCGGAAGGTCACGCGCCCGTCGGGCGTGCTGTAGGTGGCGTCCAGCAGACCCTCACCGTTGAGGTCCACCTGGTACTGGAGGTACAGCTCGCGCGTCAGGTACGAGCCGACCGTGAGGGTCGCGCCCAGGGTGCCGTCGTCCACCGAGAGATTTGGGGTGAGGCGGAACACGTCCAGTCCCAGCGAGCGGGCGATGTTGCGCTCGATCTCGCCGAGGACGAAGACGTTCAGCGCCGTTTGCAGGGCCGAGGTGCCCAGCGCGGTGAGGTTGCCCGGCAGCGTCTCCAGGTTGGGCACCCCGGTCGCCACGAGGGCGTAGAGCTGCGCCTCCGTGTACGCGACGCCCGTGCCGGGGTCCTCGCAGGCGTCGCCCTCAACCGTGCAGCGCAGGTTCGTCCGCAGGTCCAGCACGCTCTCGCCGCTCGGCAGGGTGCGGAAGTTGCCGCCCACGTCCAGGGTGACGGGCACCCGCTGTCCGGTGGAACTGGCGGCCACCGTGCCCGCCGCCACGACGCCGAAGCTGGGGTACACCCCCTCGCCGGAGAACGTGACCTGCCCGCTCCTGAGCGCGAACTCGTTCTCGCGCAGGAAGAGGGTGCCGCGCTGGGCGAGGATGTTGCCGCGCAGCAGGGGCCGCGCCCCCGTGCCCGAGACGGTCAGGTCGCCGCTGAACTCCGCGCGGGCGAGCGCCTCGTCCACCCGGATGCCGTTCGGGGCGCGAACGGGGATGTCCTCGAAGACCAGCCGTTCCAGGAAGGGGGGGGTGGGCCGTTCCCCGGCGGTCGCCCCCTCCGCCTCGGGCTGCGGGAAGGTCCGGTACTCCTCGGGGAGCGGGCTGGGGAAGTTGTCGGTGGTGCGGCCATTCGTGCCGGAGGCCGTGCCCCCGCCGCTCGTGCTGTTGCCGGGGCCGGGCAGCGTCGCCGTCGTCTCCGGGCGTCCCAGCGTGAGGCGCAGGAAGTTCGCCGCCCCGCTCACCCGCACGAGCGTCCCGTCGTCCACGAGGCGCAGGTCCGCATTCAATGAGCTGTCGCGCCCGTACACCACGGCGAGCGGCAGGTCGTACGTCCGCGCCGTGAGAGTGAGGTCCAGCCGGGGAGTCAGCGCCCCCGTCACGCTCAGCGTCCCCGCCGGGTTGGTGGCGGTGCGGGCGCTCTGGCTGCGGGCGTCCAGCGTCCAGCGCGTCTCGCTCGTCTGGGCGACGGTGACGGTGGTGTTCGGCAGTGCCCCGAGCGCCTGCGGGGCGAGCAGGCCCGTGAAGACCGCCCGCGTCCCCGACAGCCGCCCCAATGTGAGCTGCCCGCGCAGGTCGAGGCTCCCGTCGGTGCCCACCGTGCCGCCCGTCAGCACCCGCCCGCTCGCGGTGAAGGCCCCCGAGTCGGGCAGGTCGCCCGTCAGGGTGGGAATCTGGAGGCTCAGGCCCGCGAGCGCCCCCGTGAGGTTCTGTGCCCGCAGCAGCCCGCGCGGGCGGTCGTAGGTGCCCGCCGCCGAGAGGGTGATCGTCCCCTTGAGGCTCGGCGTCAGCTCCGCGAGGCCGGGGATCAGCCGGAGGACGGGCGTGAAGGTCGTGTCGCGGAACACGGCGGAGAGGTCCACCCGCTCGCGCGTGTAGCCGCCGCGCACGTCCCAGGTGCCCGCGCCGCCGAGCTGGATGTTCACGGTCCGCAGCTCGCGCGCCGCGTAGTCGAGCGTGCCCGTGCCCGTCAGCGTCTCGGTCACGGCGGCGTCACCCGTGCCGCTCGTGGCGGTCACGCGGATGCGCTCGGCGACGACCGTGGCGCTGCCCGCCGCCGGGTCCGCGAGGGGGAACTGGAAGCGGGCCACGCCCGTCACGACCCCCTCGCCGACGGAGGTGCCCGCGAAGGCCCCGGCGACCGCCCCCAGCGGCAGGGCTTGCAGGGTTGCCCGCCCCGAGAGAACGCCGCCCGTCAGAGAGGCGAAGAAGTCTGTCTCCCCCAGGAAGCCGCGAATCCGCCAGTCGCCGCCGACGAGCGTGCCCTCCACCCGCGCGCCCAGCGCCTTCTGCGCGATCTGGAGCGCCGGGCTGCTGACGACGACCGTGCCGCCGCCGTCTTGGAGGGTCGCCTCGCCGTTCACCCGGCCCGACAGCCCCGGCGCGATGCCGAGCCGCCCGATCTCCACCCCGTCGAGGACGGCGCGGACCCGGTAGCCCTGTCCTGTGGGCTGCACGCCGAGTACGCTCTCCAGCGCGGGGAGCACGTCCGCCAGCCCGCCCTCGGCGGTCACGCGCGCCTCTCCCATCTCGTTCCCGGCGGTGAGGTCGGCCCCGAAGGTCCGCCCGCCCAGCGTGACCCGCCCCACCAGCCGCACGTCCTGTCCCATCGCCTGGAGGGGGTAGCGGGTTGCGTTCACGTTCCCGGTGAGGCCGGAGGTGCCCGCCGTGACGTTCGCCGTCAGCGTGCCGCCGTCGCGTGTGATCGTGCCCGTCGCGGTGCCCGTCCAGCCTTCCTCACCCTGGGTCGCATTCACGTTCACCGTGCCCGAGGGCAGGGCCGCGCTCGCCCGCACGGAGGGCCGCCCGCCCACCAGCGTCACGTCCGCCGCGAGGTCGCCCGCCAGCGTGACGCCGAGGTAGGGGACGGTGAGATCGCTCGTCACGTCGGCCACCCGCAGGGTGAGGGTGCCGTCGCGCGTCTCGGTGCTGACCGCGCCGTTCGCCGTGAGGAGGCCCGTGACACGCGGCACGCCCAGCCGCGCGAGGTCCAGACCCGGCAGGTTCGCCCGCAGGGTGCCCGCGCTCCAGGTGACGGTCCCCGCCGCGCGCCCGTCGGTGACGTTGAGGTCGGCGGCCCGAGCGGAGGCCGTGCCCGCCGCGCGCCACTCGCCCCGCCGCACGCTGAGGGTGAGGCGGGGGTCGGCGAGCGGTCCGGCTGGCGTGACGCTGAGGCTGAGTTCGGGGCGCGAGAGGGCCGCCGTGCCCAGCCAGCGCCACTCTCCCCCGTCATCGGGCCGGAGTTCCACCACGCCGCTCGCCGTCGCGCCGGGGCCGTCCACGAGGCGCAGTTGCACGCCGTCCGCATTCGCCACGAGCCGCGCGCCCGCGCCGAGGAGTCCTGCCTCGCCTGTCACGAGGGGCCGCGCGAGGGCACCGCTCACCCGCAGGATCGCCGGGTCGGTGAGGACGCCCGCCGGGCCACCGCTCACGCGAGCGGTGCCGCTCCAGCCGAGGCGGGGGCTGGCGTTCACGTCGAGCGCGGCGCGCAGACCTTGAGCCGTCACCGTCCCGACCGCCGTCAGAGCTTCGCCCCGGTACGTCGCCCGCACGTTGCCGTCCACCGCGCCGCTTGCCGCCAGGGTCAGGTCCGCCGTGCCGTCCAGCCCCGCCGTGCCGCTCGCCCGCAGGGTGGCCCCCGCCGCGCTCGCCGTCAGCCCGCTCAGGGTCAGCGTCCGGCCCTCCAGCGTGGCGACGGTCGCGCCCGCCTGGGTGAGCGTGCCGCGCAGGGAACTGAGCGTCCCCGTGAACGTGCCCGCCGTATCCGTGAGCCGCACGCCGGAGACCTCCGCCCCCCGCGTGGTCACGGTCGCCGCGAGGCGGGGGGCGGTCAGGGTGCCCGCCAGCGTCACGTCGGCGGTCGCCGCGCCCGTCCCGTTCACGAGGGGGAGGGGAGTCAGGCTCAGACTTCCGGCCAGCGTCGGGATGAAGCCCTCTCCCGGCGTCAGGGTCACGCGGCCCGTTCCGAGCTGCCCGGCCCCGAGCGCGTAGCCGCCCTGCCCATCGCCCGTGAGCGTCACCGGGTCGGGCAGGCCTGCCACCGTCGCCGTCGCCGTGCCCGCCAGTCGGGGCCAGACGCCGTTCACGTCCAGTTGAACGCTGTTGCCGCCCTGCCGCGCCGTGCCATACACCCGACCGCGCACCGTTCCCGCCGAGAGGTCGAGGTCGGACACGTCGGCGTAGAGGAGGCCGCTTCTCTCCGAGCCGCGCAGGGCGACGCGGGCATTCGCGCGCACGGTCCTCAGCGGCCCCCCGAGCGTCACCCGCGCGTCGAAGTCGTCGGCGAGGGCGGAGACGGTGCCAGCAATGAGGGCGTCGTCCACGGGTCCGGTCAGCGTCAGGTCGGCCCCGACGATGCCCGCCCCGAGGGCTTGCGCGTTCACGTCCCGCGCGGTGACGCGCACGCCCGCTGGGAGCGAGCCACGCGCCTCCAGCACCCCGCCGCGCAGGCTGCCCGCGAGGGCGGTCTCCAGCACGTCCGCCCCGTTCGGCTGCCGCGCGTAGGTCGCGCTCCCGTAGAGGCTGAACGGACCCGCCGTGCCCTGCTCGCCCCGCAGCGCGAGGGAGCGGGCCTCCACCCGCTCTGGGCCACCCGCCAGCGTGCCCGACGCCCGCACCGTGCCCGCCAGCGTCAGCGCGTCCACGTCCCACGCGGGGGGCAGCAGCCGCGCGAGGCCCACGGCATCGGCGCGCAGGGTGGCGTCGTAGCGCCCGCCCGTCAGCGTCGCTCCGCCCGCCAGTCGCGCCCCCGCGAGGCGCAGGGCCACGTTCCCGGCGCGGTAGGTCGCGCCCACGTCGCCCGTCAGCTCGCCCGCCGTGTCCTGCACGCGGCCCGCGAAGGTGGCCTCAGTCGCACTCCAACTCGCCCCGGCCAGCGTCGCCCGCCCGGTGAGGCGAAGTTGATCCGCCCGGCCCCACAACGCCCCCACGTCCAGCGCGGCGAGGTCGAGCGTCCCGCCGGGTCGGAAGGGGAGGCTCGCCGGGAAGGTCCCCGTCACCCGCGCCGGGCCGACCGCCCCCGCAAGTGCGAGCGTTCCCCCGCCCGTCAGCCGGGCATCGAGCGCCCCGCCGGGCACGGGTCCCGTCGCCCGCAGGTCGCCGAGCCAGCCCCGGCGGGCGTTCCACCCCGTCACTCCGTCCAGCCGCACGCGCGTCTCCCCGGAGAGGAAGGAGGTGTGGACGTTCAGCCGCCCGTCCTGCAAACCCGCGAGCGCGTTCGCCCCGAGCTGCCCGCGCAGGGTGCCCGTGAGCGGTTCGCCCGTGAAGGTGAGCTTCCAGTCCCGCCCCAGCAGCCGCGCGGTGAGGGCCGAGCCGCCGACCTGAAGACCGCTCGCGGGGTTCGTCAGCGTGCCCTGCGCCCGCACGTCCGGCTTGGCGAGAGCGCCGAGGGCCTGCACGGTGTAGCTGCCCGGCAGATAGTCGTTCAACGTCGCCCGCGCGCTCAGGCCCAGGGTGGGGAAGACGGGGCCACTCGCCCGCACGGTGCCCAGGGTGCCCGGTAGGGTGGCGGTGGCCCCCCGCAGCCTCAGCACGCCGCCCGTGTACGTCGCCGGGGCGCGAAAGGCCACGTCCGCGACCTCGCCCGCCGCGTCCAGCCGCAGGTCGGCGAGGGTGCCCGTGACGGTGCCGCTCACACTTCCCGCCGTGCCCGCCAATGCCCGCAGGTCGGGGGCGGTGAAGGTGCCCCCCACCCGCCACGTCGTCGCCGCCCGGTTCAGGTCCACGTTCACGCGCGCCCCGGAGACCACCGCGCTCACGGTCGCCGCCGCAGTCGGCCCGGTGAGGGTGCGCCCGGTCGCCGTCAGCTCCAACGCCCGGCCCTCATACGTTCCGGCGGCGCGCAGGGTCAGCGTTTCCGCCGCGTTCCCGCTGAGTGTGCCGCGAACGCCGTCCACATTCAGCACGGCGTTCGCCTGCGGGTAGAGGGGACCGCGCACCCGCACGCTCAGCCCGGCGAGGTCGCTCGTGAGGTCCGCACCGAGCTGTCCGCGTGCCAGCGTGACCGTGCCGACCGCCCGCTGCCCCGCCGCCGCGACATTGACCCGCGCCCGCCCGTTCGCCCGGTCGAAGTCGAGGTCGGGCACCCGCAGGTCCGCCGTCACCGTCCCCGTCGCCTCGATGAAGGGGCGCAGCGCCCGCGCGTCCAGCAGGGCACCGTCCACACTCAGATTCCGCCCGTCGTACCGCACGGGGAGCCGGGTACCGGGATGTGTCAGCGTGCCCGACGCGGTGAGGCCATTCCGCCAACCGACGCGGGCGTTCAGGTTCAGGGCTTCGCCCAGGTAGCGGGTGCCGCGAGTGGTGAGGGTCGCGCCGTTCGGACTCAGATTCGCCACGAGTTGCCCCGGCACGATCTCCGGGCGAAGTTGCGCGGGCAGGAAGGCCAGGGCAGGGGAGAGGCCCGCCGTCAGCGTGCCGCCGAGGGCCGGGAGCAGGGTCACGCGCCCCGCGACCGGGCCGGAGGGCACGGCGGCGAGGGTCGTTCCGCTCCCGACGAGGCGCACGGTGCCCGCCCGTCCACCGAGCGCGTAGCGGACGTTCACGCCGCCGCCCCAGGTGCCGCCGGAGTACGTCAGCCCGCCCACGTTCGCCCGCGCGCCCGTCAGCGAGGCGGTAAGGGGGAAGACCTGCGCGGGCACGGTCACGCGCGCCCCGCCGGAGCCGAAGCTCTGCGCGTTGAGCCGCAGGCTGCCCCGCAGGTTCGCCACCCCGCCCGTCGCGTCGGCGGTCACGTAGGGGCCACGCACGCGCACCCGCAGGTCCTCCAGCGTGGCGGGCAGGGTCAGCCGCCCCTGAGCCGTGACTGTGTGCCCCACGATCTCACCGACCGCGTTGACCCGCCCGTTCCGCGCCGTGAGCCGCAGCGGCCCGGCGGTGAGGTCGCCCGTCAGCACCCCGTTCCGCGCGCTCAGCGTGCCGTTCAGCCGTTGCCCGGCGAGGGTCAGGCCGCCCGCCTCCACGTCGAGGTCGGAGAAGCCCCGCAGCGTCACCCGTGCCGAGCCGCCCGCCCCGTCGAAGACGTTGACGGTGCCGCGCGGCTCGGTGCCCGTGCCCGTGATGCGCCCGTCCACGTACAGGCCCGCGACCGGGCCGCGCACGTTCAGGTCGTACTGCCCTGCCGGGAGTGCCGCCGTGCCCGTGGCGCGCAGGCCCTCGCCGTCGGTGAGGACCACGCCCAGACGACTCCACGGCCCGCGCAGGGCGACCGTGTACTGGTCCAGCACCCCGCTCGCGTTCACGCTGCCCCGGAAGCCGGGTGCCCACGTCGCGCTCCCCCGCACCTGCCCGACCTGCCCGAAGGCCGTCAGCGCCTGTCGCCCGGCCACGCTCACCAGCCCGGTGCGCGCGTCGTAGCTCGCCCGCAGGTCGCCCCAGGTGCCGCTCGCCGTCAGCGCGGGGGTGAGGGTGCCCGTCACGTCCACCGCCTGCCCCGGAATCGTCACGCCCGAGAAGGAGAGGTCGCCCGTGCGGCCCGTCAGCCGGGCGCGGAGGTTGCCGTATTCACCGCTCAGCGCCGCGTTCAGCGTCTGCCCCTGCCACGAGGCCGTCCCGCTCGCCCGCACGTCGGGGTAGACCCGCCCGGCGAGGTTGGCCGTCACTCCCGTCTCCGCGAGGGAGGCCCGCAGGTCCGCCGTCACCGCCCCGCCCGCCCGCGTCAGCGTGCCGCGCACCGCCGCGCCCGCCGCCGTGGCGTCCACCCGCGCGGTGCCTCCCCGCCCCACGAGCGCGAGGTCCAGCGTGCCGCCGAGGTCGTCCACGCCTACCAGGGGCCGCAGCGCGGCGAGGTTGACCCGCCCGGTCGCGTCCCAGTCCTGCCCGTCGATCACGCCGCGCGCCGTCTCGCCCGCCGTCGTGAGGGTGAAGCGGATGCCGTCCGCCACGCTCAGGGTGCCCTGAATGTCAGCCCCTTCCACCCGCGCCGTGGTCAGGAAGCCCTCCGAGAGCTGGGTGTCGGCCAGCACGGTCACGCCGCCCGCCGTCCCGCGCAGACTGGCCGCACTGCCGCGCCCGGTGGCGGTGAGGTTAAATCCATTGCCCCGCGCCGTCAGCGTGCCCGTCACCTGCCGCGCCGTCGTGACCGTCGCCGTGCCGTTCACCCGCACGCCGCCCGTCACGGGGAGGTCGCGGGCGGCCAGCGTGAAGGCGTCGCCGCGCCACGTCAGCCGCTGATTGCCCGGCGCGAAGGTGCCCTGCCGCCGCACATAGTTCACGCTCAGCGGCCCGCGCAA
This window harbors:
- a CDS encoding GIY-YIG nuclease family protein, with the translated sequence MSDELLAQLGFPPWTEIRGRPSVADLYRPGKRCGIYTMGFETGERYVGQAVDVVRRFSQHRRTHADITHIAFQPCAAQDLNQTERRCIHTLEAAGVALRNIALMSVVSGERDLDLVLSPDEQTAWLNDHDAIEESDDRIQDDALRRRHRRKYERLLGLPHAQEALFTLGLYLNAALPAPRRTELTFWMVSCLPYGVGREETLYARVSLNMQEVFSLIGSPESLSATFHLARTPFEEELGEDWMNELTQEGWGVSDHAYAPGGQDQFQLCTDDAENIHTLMLDPTANAAMALLNLRLMRKGPTYYGPSHCLDLVDGALCAFQADLES
- a CDS encoding translocation/assembly module TamB domain-containing protein gives rise to the protein MTDTPTPLPEASALAPAPRRRRARHWPWVLLTLAVLLGLTAWQAPRLIGSWVLGRLNTGDTRISADAVGGPLWAPNLSGAEVRLPGVSAEAGRAGVSVAGVDLRNKTVRLNVAVSDATVNLRLQELLAGTGGGQTGGGGGWKVVLSGLDVQRSRVNVDGSGVNIPDGSFRVQRGENGALAVRGRTDEGELNADVTVREGTAGNVFAVNLDADARVINHYWPGVTGGRIAGRYVLGDGPVRGDLRITGGSVRVPGAKFVTLQNIGGTATHRGDNISLVLNGRGWDGPVTARGGVDLRAKNWTVTADGTPTVAGLARALGTTGRGDLRLRVTAGGWSTVRVKAYGKGAGTLAGVPFQDLNAEYTFLSQDGASGAGQTNDVAFSARTALAGAQTLTGRWAFGREGRARWAGDFAGRPLDVNGTINAANVLALTGRGLGGPLAGTFALGTQAIEATLNPDYGAARARVALSGTPSDLRATVTNGTAGPFPLAGTARLNRDGLRADLGSVVLDLDRNFRGAWTARNLTGAGVTLGGSGTLDLTGGDVTGTLAATVPGIEGELRGPLSVNYVRRQGTFAPGNQRLTWRGDAFTLAARDLPVTGGVRVNGTATVTTARQVTGTLTARGNGFNLTATGRGSAASLRGTAGGVTVLADTQLSEGFLTTARVEGADIQGTLSVADGIRFTLTTAGETARGVIDGQDWDATGRVNLAALRPLVGVDDLGGTLDLALVGRGGTARVDATAAGAAVRGTLTRAGGAVTADLRASLAETGVTANLAGRVYPDVRASGTASWQGQTLNAALSGEYGNLRARLTGRTGDLSFSGVTIPGQAVDVTGTLTPALTASGTWGDLRASYDARTGLVSVAGRQALTAFGQVGQVRGSATWAPGFRGSVNASGVLDQYTVALRGPWSRLGVVLTDGEGLRATGTAALPAGQYDLNVRGPVAGLYVDGRITGTGTEPRGTVNVFDGAGGSARVTLRGFSDLDVEAGGLTLAGQRLNGTLSARNGVLTGDLTAGPLRLTARNGRVNAVGEIVGHTVTAQGRLTLPATLEDLRVRVRGPYVTADATGGVANLRGSLRLNAQSFGSGGARVTVPAQVFPLTASLTGARANVGGLTYSGGTWGGGVNVRYALGGRAGTVRLVGSGTTLAAVPSGPVAGRVTLLPALGGTLTAGLSPALAFLPAQLRPEIVPGQLVANLSPNGATLTTRGTRYLGEALNLNARVGWRNGLTASGTLTHPGTRLPVRYDGRNLSVDGALLDARALRPFIEATGTVTADLRVPDLDFDRANGRARVNVAAAGQRAVGTVTLARGQLGADLTSDLAGLSVRVRGPLYPQANAVLNVDGVRGTLSGNAAETLTLRAAGTYEGRALELTATGRTLTGPTAAATVSAVVSGARVNVDLNRAATTWRVGGTFTAPDLRALAGTAGSVSGTVTGTLADLRLDAAGEVADVAFRAPATYTGGVLRLRGATATLPGTLGTVRASGPVFPTLGLSARATLNDYLPGSYTVQALGALAKPDVRAQGTLTNPASGLQVGGSALTARLLGRDWKLTFTGEPLTGTLRGQLGANALAGLQDGRLNVHTSFLSGETRVRLDGVTGWNARRGWLGDLRATGPVPGGALDARLTGGGTLALAGAVGPARVTGTFPASLPFRPGGTLDLAALDVGALWGRADQLRLTGRATLAGASWSATEATFAGRVQDTAGELTGDVGATYRAGNVALRLAGARLAGGATLTGGRYDATLRADAVGLARLLPPAWDVDALTLAGTVRASGTLAGGPERVEARSLALRGEQGTAGPFSLYGSATYARQPNGADVLETALAGSLRGGVLEARGSLPAGVRVTARDVNAQALGAGIVGADLTLTGPVDDALIAGTVSALADDFDARVTLGGPLRTVRANARVALRGSERSGLLYADVSDLDLSAGTVRGRVYGTARQGGNSVQLDVNGVWPRLAGTATATVAGLPDPVTLTGDGQGGYALGAGQLGTGRVTLTPGEGFIPTLAGSLSLTPLPLVNGTGAATADVTLAGTLTAPRLAATVTTRGAEVSGVRLTDTAGTFTGTLSSLRGTLTQAGATVATLEGRTLTLSGLTASAAGATLRASGTAGLDGTADLTLAASGAVDGNVRATYRGEALTAVGTVTAQGLRAALDVNASPRLGWSGTARVSGGPAGVLTDPAILRVSGALARPLVTGEAGLLGAGARLVANADGVQLRLVDGPGATASGVVELRPDDGGEWRWLGTAALSRPELSLSVTPAGPLADPRLTLSVRRGEWRAAGTASARAADLNVTDGRAAGTVTWSAGTLRANLPGLDLARLGVPRVTGLLTANGAVSTETRDGTLTLRVADVTSDLTVPYLGVTLAGDLAADVTLVGGRPSVRASAALPSGTVNVNATQGEEGWTGTATGTITRDGGTLTANVTAGTSGLTGNVNATRYPLQAMGQDVRLVGRVTLGGRTFGADLTAGNEMGEARVTAEGGLADVLPALESVLGVQPTGQGYRVRAVLDGVEIGRLGIAPGLSGRVNGEATLQDGGGTVVVSSPALQIAQKALGARVEGTLVGGDWRIRGFLGETDFFASLTGGVLSGRATLQALPLGAVAGAFAGTSVGEGVVTGVARFQFPLADPAAGSATVVAERIRVTATSGTGDAAVTETLTGTGTLDYAARELRTVNIQLGGAGTWDVRGGYTRERVDLSAVFRDTTFTPVLRLIPGLAELTPSLKGTITLSAAGTYDRPRGLLRAQNLTGALAGLSLQIPTLTGDLPDSGAFTASGRVLTGGTVGTDGSLDLRGQLTLGRLSGTRAVFTGLLAPQALGALPNTTVTVAQTSETRWTLDARSQSARTATNPAGTLSVTGALTPRLDLTLTARTYDLPLAVVYGRDSSLNADLRLVDDGTLVRVSGAANFLRLTLGRPETTATLPGPGNSTSGGGTASGTNGRTTDNFPSPLPEEYRTFPQPEAEGATAGERPTPPFLERLVFEDIPVRAPNGIRVDEALARAEFSGDLTVSGTGARPLLRGNILAQRGTLFLRENEFALRSGQVTFSGEGVYPSFGVVAAGTVAASSTGQRVPVTLDVGGNFRTLPSGESVLDLRTNLRCTVEGDACEDPGTGVAYTEAQLYALVATGVPNLETLPGNLTALGTSALQTALNVFVLGEIERNIARSLGLDVFRLTPNLSVDDGTLGATLTVGSYLTRELYLQYQVDLNGEGLLDATYSTPDGRVTFRVSTPLNGLNLESVRPSFSAAYNLGRRASVSLGVQNDEDSTQLRFGVTYRLFRR
- a CDS encoding ABC-F family ATP-binding cassette domain-containing protein; its protein translation is MPTLIAAEDLTLSYGERAVLGGVSISVTTGERVALLGRNGAGKTTLLRVLTGELTPEGGAVWRSPGLRVAVLEQQHAHPPGLSVRQLIDAAHPYRELETGLLTLEANLGDPATLAAWTALHTRLEDVGAYTWPARAARLLGVLDLTRFRDREAATLSGGERTRLALALALAREPDLLILDEPTNHLDVRMREWLEDHLRAFPGGVLLTSHDRDFLDAVASRSVWLENGEATEYPGGYSRARAQRELERRTQARAARLTGREATRLSGSAERLDEWGRRSRAVKSRVDRLPVTEAPLPERQLRMRLLAGTARARVVAWGEHLSKSYGGREVLHGVAFKLRQGDRVALMGANGTGKTTLMRLLAGEAHPDPAPPGDPEPVLRVASGVSVASLDQTWHGLTPGEGLRAQFERRFGDRSRALLGRAGFTAADWPKTPETLSGGERARAGLALVSALRADLLLLDEPTNHLDVEALLALEEAVHAYGGAVVIVTHDRRFAREVATRLWVIEDAQLREVAGWGSREYADPARSLTGDPPPPPPPPMPRQRMGAVETQLADVRRQLDAPPGTLTGREEARLRAQAHQLQSTLHGLYAQVYAAPQFDAEVREPPLTVRAQKLGEVGGMFWAARDESCPHLAWDGHTLRFNQPPPAWYGAALLGGALRILFERWNVGRARLGEGGPLLTRRAYFERIGVVGGRQPSAVSDQPEDVPPSLPTNH